The following coding sequences are from one Bdellovibrionales bacterium window:
- the orn gene encoding oligoribonuclease, with the protein MKKLFWLDMEMTGLEPEIERVIEVAVIVTDLDFKTLETYHTVVKQPEVFLENMDEWNTKHHGESGLMAKVPGGKEPEEVEQDLLDLIDRHYSKDERPILCGNSIFQDRKFIDLYFTKLSKRLHYRMMDVTAWKIIMNAKYFVEYQKQDKHRALDDIYESIEELKTFLKFVKKD; encoded by the coding sequence ATGAAAAAACTGTTTTGGCTCGATATGGAGATGACCGGTCTTGAGCCCGAAATTGAAAGAGTCATCGAAGTGGCGGTAATTGTTACGGATCTCGACTTTAAAACCTTGGAGACGTATCACACCGTAGTGAAGCAACCGGAAGTCTTTCTTGAAAATATGGATGAATGGAACACAAAGCATCACGGCGAAAGTGGATTGATGGCCAAAGTCCCCGGAGGCAAAGAGCCCGAAGAGGTGGAGCAAGATCTCCTGGATCTGATTGATCGCCATTACAGCAAAGACGAGCGACCCATCTTGTGTGGCAACTCAATCTTTCAAGATCGTAAATTTATTGATCTGTATTTCACCAAACTCTCAAAGCGACTCCACTACCGAATGATGGATGTCACCGCCTGGAAGATTATTATGAACGCAAAGTATTTTGTGGAATATCAAAAACAAGACAAACACCGCGCTCTCGACGACATCTACGAAAGCATTGAAGAATTAAAAACTTTTTTAAAATTTGTAAAAAAGGATTAA